In Phaseolus vulgaris cultivar G19833 chromosome 10, P. vulgaris v2.0, whole genome shotgun sequence, a single genomic region encodes these proteins:
- the LOC137816026 gene encoding uncharacterized protein: MAEDLPLIISKAVKDSLKKLQEENSVLKESNLITRAEAEKLSCNLLMTELEHSRLEDAMDAELRSTRKEASDLRQKLHLQVQEKIDLESKLVPYRLKVADLEAAKKADATKMENLEKRSADREVLLGKVEKERDDAIAELAKAREEATKIVAELAQARDEGKKVAEDLARARRKPKS, translated from the coding sequence atggcggaggaccTCCCCTTGATTATATCGAAAGCCGTGAAGGACTCCCTCAAGAAACTCCAAGAGGAGAACTCAGTGCTCAAGGAGTCAAATCTGATTACAAGGGCTGAGGCTGAAAAACTCTCGTGCAACCTGCTGATGACCGAGTTGGAGCactcaaggctggaggacgccatggatGCTGAGCTAAGGAGCACGCGCAAAGAAGCTtccgatctgcgccaaaaactgcacctccaagtACAAGAGAAGATTGACTTGGAAAGCAAACTCGTCccttacaggctcaaggtggcggACTTGGAGGCTGCAAAGAAGGCGGATGCGACCAAGATGGAAAACCTTGAGAAaaggtcagcagatcgggaggtgCTCCTTGGGAAGGTTGAAAAGGAGAGGGATGATGCCATTGCTGAGCTCGCTAAAGCTCGAGAGGAGGCCACGAAGATTGTTGCAGAGTTGGCCCAGGCTcgggacgaaggcaaaaaggttgctgaagaccttgctcGAGCTCGCAGGAAAccgaagagctga